A genomic region of Chlorobaculum parvum NCIB 8327 contains the following coding sequences:
- a CDS encoding glycosyltransferase family 4 protein, giving the protein MRISIDLLRGRAMTGNEVYTHELTKAMVRLYPESEYYAILYMNRRKEAERAVGKPISIKYLNVLPHDLSLGKKFRPIVSAFSKHIKRAVSENVDLYHCTNPLNYPFGVKNGVVTLHDLIALRKEPWASSGSKMFYRENIEKILREARVILTVSDFTRNDAIERYPEIADKIFTTPLAANPVFRITETDRNYLQKFGVKDPGKPYILSVAEIQPRKNLGGLVQAFKSLPERIRKEYQLIFVGKTKRGDAQKNFNEELADLRQAYDVYHLQNVPLDDLVKLYNTAHLFVYLSFFEGFGLPVIEAMSCGCPVLTSCTTSLGEVAGRSAYTVDPEDRDSVASALQELLTDESLRARYRQDGLLRAKEFSWEQTARLTMDGYKKALMM; this is encoded by the coding sequence ATGAGAATTTCTATTGATTTATTGAGAGGAAGGGCAATGACTGGAAATGAGGTTTATACTCATGAGCTGACAAAAGCTATGGTTCGTTTGTATCCTGAAAGTGAATATTATGCTATTCTTTATATGAATAGGCGTAAGGAGGCTGAGCGTGCTGTAGGAAAGCCGATTTCAATAAAGTATCTGAATGTGCTTCCGCATGATTTGTCGCTTGGAAAGAAATTTAGGCCGATTGTTTCTGCTTTTTCAAAGCATATAAAAAGAGCGGTATCTGAAAATGTCGATCTTTATCATTGCACCAATCCGCTCAACTATCCTTTTGGCGTAAAAAATGGGGTGGTTACTCTTCACGATCTGATAGCCTTGCGTAAAGAGCCATGGGCTTCATCTGGATCCAAAATGTTTTACCGGGAGAATATTGAAAAGATATTGAGAGAGGCTCGTGTTATTCTGACTGTTTCTGATTTTACCCGTAATGATGCGATAGAACGGTATCCTGAAATTGCCGATAAAATTTTTACCACACCATTAGCCGCGAATCCTGTTTTCAGGATTACTGAAACCGATAGAAACTATCTTCAGAAATTTGGTGTGAAGGATCCGGGGAAGCCTTATATCTTATCGGTTGCCGAGATTCAGCCAAGGAAAAATCTTGGTGGTCTTGTCCAGGCATTTAAATCGTTGCCTGAAAGGATAAGAAAAGAGTATCAGCTGATTTTTGTCGGTAAGACAAAGCGAGGGGATGCACAAAAGAATTTCAATGAAGAACTTGCTGACTTAAGGCAGGCGTATGATGTCTATCATCTTCAAAATGTTCCCCTTGATGATTTGGTCAAGCTCTATAATACCGCGCACCTGTTTGTCTATCTGTCGTTCTTCGAAGGGTTCGGGTTGCCGGTTATCGAAGCCATGAGCTGCGGCTGTCCAGTGCTGACCTCCTGTACGACTTCTCTCGGTGAAGTTGCCGGCAGATCTGCCTATACGGTTGATCCCGAAGATCGGGATTCCGTAGCATCAGCATTGCAAGAGCTTTTAACGGATGAATCGCTTCGTGCCCGCTACCGTCAGGATGGGTTGCTGCGCGCAAAAGAGTTTTCATGGGAACAGACCGCTCGTTTAACGATGGACGGATACAAAAAAGCGTTAATGATGTGA
- a CDS encoding glycosyltransferase family 4 protein: MTTVGVDFTHNYGYGGIGTYSRELVKEMSFLYPEVNFELITQLRKRFRFQGCFNGIENIDIKEVMPSRLLLGKGLGFAVDAVRLSLWRQASKKLDLIHFTYPEFYVSGLHNAVSTIHDIIPLYIEKYKEIDREHLMKYKIDTIIKESHRVIVPSEFVKSELEKYFPDSIGKNSVIYEGVKDLFKCCPVDYEVLKKYGIPVGMPFYLYVGRLEQRKNLDYVFEAFRMLPDSIRKEAGLVVVGNGNDRLAAALRDKIRKLGIDNSVYHLQGVPDLDLLHFYNAATALLFVSYSEGFGLPLVEAMNCGCPSIISNVSSLPEVADGAALLVDPYDVEQISHGMETMIGDSNLRETLKNRGLMVAKRYTWRNAATETMALYQQALA, from the coding sequence ATGACTACTGTTGGGGTTGATTTTACACATAATTATGGTTATGGTGGTATTGGGACTTATAGCAGAGAACTTGTTAAGGAGATGTCGTTTCTTTACCCAGAAGTTAATTTCGAGCTGATAACGCAATTAAGGAAAAGATTTCGTTTTCAGGGATGTTTTAATGGTATAGAAAATATTGATATCAAAGAGGTAATGCCAAGTCGTCTTTTGCTTGGTAAGGGCTTGGGCTTTGCTGTAGATGCGGTAAGGCTATCCCTATGGCGGCAGGCATCAAAAAAGCTCGATCTGATACATTTTACATATCCAGAGTTTTATGTTTCTGGCCTTCATAATGCGGTATCGACTATTCACGATATTATTCCTTTATATATCGAAAAATATAAGGAAATTGATCGAGAACATCTGATGAAATACAAGATTGATACCATTATAAAAGAGTCGCATCGCGTTATCGTCCCCTCGGAATTCGTTAAGAGTGAATTGGAGAAGTACTTTCCTGATTCAATAGGAAAAAATTCTGTTATTTATGAGGGGGTAAAGGATTTGTTTAAATGTTGCCCGGTTGATTATGAGGTTTTGAAGAAATACGGTATTCCGGTAGGAATGCCTTTTTATCTCTATGTGGGCAGGTTGGAGCAGAGAAAGAATCTTGATTATGTTTTTGAAGCCTTCAGGATGCTTCCGGATTCAATCAGAAAGGAGGCTGGCTTGGTGGTTGTTGGCAATGGTAATGATCGCTTGGCAGCAGCTTTGAGAGATAAAATCCGGAAGTTGGGTATCGACAACTCGGTTTATCACCTGCAGGGTGTTCCTGATCTTGATTTGCTTCATTTTTACAATGCGGCAACCGCCTTGCTTTTTGTCTCGTATTCCGAAGGCTTTGGGCTTCCTCTGGTTGAGGCCATGAATTGCGGCTGTCCATCGATTATTTCGAATGTGTCGTCTCTTCCGGAGGTGGCCGATGGAGCAGCGTTGCTTGTTGATCCTTATGATGTCGAACAGATCAGCCATGGTATGGAAACGATGATTGGCGATTCGAATTTGCGGGAGACATTGAAAAATAGGGGATTGATGGTCGCAAAACGTTACACATGGCGCAATGCGGCGACGGAAACCATGGCATTGTACCAGCAAGCGCTTGCTTGA
- a CDS encoding glycosyltransferase family protein, whose translation MQPEDEVFLFQDGSFNPASNRQKADDRQIEQCVRIFEQSTGSFIAKQCNVNVFRSSVNLGIAGNYRAAEQYVFETLNRKRALFLEDDLVLGPDFLHVTDKLLDLSEREPMIGYVSAYGDLWASRRLQHERNGQLILMHENWGAALTKRSWLAQQKVREQYWSLIENVDYSFRDNERIVSFYKDLGFECNITSQDSSRWIACLMAGMVRLTTSTCNARYIGKIGEHSKANYFRTYRFKDSRIFDGITVVNMPNKSELERWYKESLDDFKGGYVHSYQKKSKPC comes from the coding sequence TTGCAGCCGGAAGATGAAGTGTTCCTGTTTCAGGACGGAAGTTTTAATCCCGCTTCCAACCGCCAAAAAGCGGATGATCGTCAGATAGAGCAGTGTGTCCGAATATTTGAGCAATCGACCGGCTCCTTCATCGCAAAGCAGTGCAATGTCAACGTGTTCAGGTCTTCGGTAAATCTTGGAATCGCAGGCAATTACAGGGCGGCTGAACAATATGTTTTCGAAACCCTCAACAGGAAGCGGGCTCTGTTTCTCGAAGATGATCTTGTGCTGGGCCCGGATTTTCTTCATGTTACCGACAAGCTTCTCGACCTGTCAGAACGAGAACCGATGATCGGCTATGTATCGGCATACGGTGATTTGTGGGCAAGCAGGAGGTTGCAGCATGAGAGGAATGGTCAATTGATTCTCATGCATGAAAATTGGGGTGCGGCCCTAACGAAGCGTTCGTGGCTTGCTCAGCAGAAGGTTCGTGAACAATACTGGTCACTGATCGAGAATGTGGATTACAGTTTTCGCGACAATGAGCGAATTGTCAGTTTTTACAAGGATCTTGGATTTGAGTGCAACATCACCAGCCAGGATTCGTCTCGCTGGATAGCCTGCCTTATGGCAGGAATGGTCCGGCTGACCACATCGACATGCAATGCACGATACATCGGAAAAATCGGAGAGCACTCCAAGGCCAACTATTTCAGGACGTACCGTTTCAAGGATTCCAGAATTTTCGATGGTATTACTGTTGTCAACATGCCAAACAAGAGCGAGCTGGAACGATGGTATAAAGAGAGCCTTGATGATTTCAAAGGTGGATATGTGCACAGCTATCAAAAAAAGTCTAAACCCTGCTGA
- a CDS encoding lysophospholipid acyltransferase family protein, with translation MSIDRNRLRKKVKRAMRSASNTVTYGAVMLLGALVRKLSRKQTRRLAGFIGDFMHRGIGLRRELVHRNLSLTFPEKSQEEINRIATAMYRNVSTTLLEVLRLPLIRNRDDAAALVDIKGDEAFWEWHRNGKTGAVLVSAHYGNWELMAMAFGLLVNPITIIVKRLRNARVDLKMNEYRTMRGNSVVYPRQSVREGLRLLQNGGTLAILGDQSDPDEANFGEFLGRRTTMFHGAAFFALRAKVPLFMPMCTSNGDGRYTITITQVDTSDLTFNKDDIATLATRYTRAIEEHIRRRPEEWFWLHDRWKRGRATS, from the coding sequence ATGAGCATCGATCGCAACAGGCTGAGAAAGAAAGTCAAACGCGCCATGCGCTCGGCATCGAATACCGTGACCTATGGGGCAGTCATGCTACTCGGCGCTCTGGTTCGAAAGCTGAGCCGGAAGCAGACCCGGCGCCTGGCCGGTTTCATCGGGGATTTCATGCACCGGGGCATCGGGCTCAGGCGGGAGCTGGTTCACCGGAACCTCAGTTTGACCTTTCCTGAAAAATCCCAGGAAGAGATCAACCGCATCGCGACGGCTATGTATCGCAATGTCTCCACGACGCTGCTCGAAGTGCTGCGTCTGCCGCTTATCCGCAATCGCGACGATGCAGCCGCGTTGGTCGATATCAAAGGCGACGAGGCCTTCTGGGAGTGGCATCGCAATGGCAAGACTGGTGCGGTGCTGGTTTCAGCCCACTACGGCAACTGGGAGCTGATGGCGATGGCGTTCGGCCTGTTGGTCAATCCCATCACGATTATCGTCAAGCGGTTGCGCAACGCGCGGGTTGACCTCAAAATGAACGAGTACCGCACCATGCGTGGCAACAGTGTGGTCTATCCGAGGCAATCGGTCAGGGAGGGCTTACGCCTGTTGCAGAACGGTGGTACGCTGGCTATTCTCGGCGACCAGTCCGATCCCGATGAAGCCAATTTCGGCGAGTTTCTCGGTCGCCGCACCACCATGTTTCACGGTGCGGCCTTCTTTGCGCTCCGGGCGAAAGTGCCGCTCTTCATGCCCATGTGTACCAGTAACGGTGACGGACGGTATACGATCACCATCACCCAGGTCGATACCTCCGATCTCACCTTCAACAAGGACGATATTGCCACGCTTGCCACGCGCTATACCAGAGCCATCGAAGAGCACATCAGGCGTCGTCCCGAGGAGTGGTTCTGGCTGCACGACCGCTGGAAGCGTGGGCGAGCTACTTCATGA
- the rfaE2 gene encoding D-glycero-beta-D-manno-heptose 1-phosphate adenylyltransferase produces the protein MPPKVLTRDKIELKIRDWQAAGEKIVFTNGCFDILHAGHVRYLSAARELGDRLVVGLNSDASVRRLKGPKRPVAPQDDRAEVLAALEAVDAVTLFGEDTPEELIGQLLPDVLVKGADWAVEQIAGAKAVIENGGAVLTVPLLEGRSTTGIIETIVQLYCPETTVGKG, from the coding sequence ATGCCCCCCAAAGTGCTCACCCGAGACAAAATCGAACTGAAGATTCGTGACTGGCAGGCTGCCGGAGAAAAAATCGTGTTCACCAACGGCTGTTTCGACATTCTCCACGCCGGTCATGTGCGCTATCTGTCGGCTGCCCGTGAGCTTGGTGACCGGCTCGTGGTCGGCCTGAACAGCGATGCTTCGGTCAGGCGGCTCAAAGGCCCGAAACGGCCTGTCGCGCCGCAAGATGATCGCGCCGAAGTGCTGGCCGCACTCGAAGCAGTCGATGCGGTGACGCTGTTCGGCGAGGATACCCCCGAAGAGCTGATCGGCCAGCTTCTGCCGGATGTTCTGGTCAAGGGAGCCGACTGGGCGGTCGAACAGATCGCTGGAGCGAAAGCGGTCATCGAAAACGGCGGCGCCGTCCTGACCGTACCGCTGCTCGAAGGCCGCTCGACAACGGGCATCATCGAAACCATCGTTCAACTCTACTGCCCCGAAACGACCGTTGGAAAAGGTTAA
- a CDS encoding translocation/assembly module TamB domain-containing protein, giving the protein MTVASITVIVLVIAAAVVLNSGMIDLFVKQQFLSLFNNEYRGRLELKETRVRFPDQITLVAPAIYEEDAKTPVAGAETIDIRFNFLSLLRPKITLLSFRNVEVKGAKIDIIEHDDGELNLQKVFLREHPEAPEVLAIEKFRARHFTIQNGSFSWKEKTGRTWKAENLKLNVSKAFVAKYEIMGKIKELHFDMPDRNLKLRSGTGMLAFTSVRSDVISLDLQTDKSRAQLSVSMDGLDIFSGLSKERLMNNRTFVHIEALDIDSSELGRFVELPAIPSGMYYLQGDAKGTLSDLKILPTSIEHGDSNLALEGEVLNLLDPKVLSFKLDIDQSRIEPELFDGLLKEERYRELAAESGGIEFSGMLRGRLDRWTTELDFSTALGDGSADFETSRTTSGNYQATGSFTLEDAQLHRFIGIDDVESGFSGDGNFQASPGAVNAEVSVNSAFWQEQTVSSGSLKLDFNNNKLDLSTRLYGENGEELVMSGNLDLSKQVPSYEASGTVKKLDLSKASGMKKLATDLNGSFKVNGSGLNAAALNVKASILFEPSYFNSYRFREKSAVTASIAQSEGSSSIAISSDAFDLAVEGRASLDQIINATQNAAACIAKEFGAAQPIPPQASNAPFTFNYRAAVRDLSPLRPFLQAGELQFTGSASGKASGNSDKLSIDAAIDCPSLSSGNTFSMSNATMNASVSCQAGRVSSAKLRGSIREMNLFERKVSNLSLTSSLDNDRIDASLKCAMPQFDETLTATAHGLRRDKLTTVTIDSFQLTNPNGTWQARAGGTIDIAPNFLRFNRVRFSKAAQAMELDGLLSSSQPGTFRCTFSQVDLAETKFVLLDRAFEPLKGLADIRLTVSGSPGAKTSALDLQGRGITWNELNVGTVTMNATHSGNALRFDLESRGSSAPANGSKGSIPVNTIKGSGSIPLVLNYSPFELRIPENRPIRVSLRSDDLSAKVIAALVPAVVDQAEGTIPTDLRIAGSMPKPEIFLTTTLNNTSLRVAATRVTYRVNGRIIGTPSRIDFGNLKVSAEQGGTGTVSGIVGIEGLKPVSVNLYGTLDKLLLYNKPDLKDDTNFGTITGSTRNIRFYGDLSAPTAEGELRFNSVDFSIYRKGSGESAKYIGVEKFITFVPRNPLPKQIEAAKETQEEAPEFYYTLLDILQIKNLKLSANVPLKGTMIFDRIRGERIESTLNNLSLVVNKSGQRFSLFGSVDITGGKYTFSNSGFDLENGGRISWNNEEIRDGRLIDIYGGKQVSAYDPRTGERDNVKLLIAVSGTIEKPNVRMGYYLNDDPQPYSAVNKIGRQASHIDPNADLNVITMLFTRQWYLNPQRQGVINGNTPVSSVGVSAGTGLISSQISGLVQDIAGLESFNLNLGTGADGNLSDLELYFSLLVPGTGGKVRFIGTGTTPVSRSNTTTPNYYYGSSQKIEYRVNPKVYIEAFRSYGMTGNDAAYINLLKPTENWGVSVSYRKKFHTWSQFWDGLFGGKKKSEEQEAVKEKQE; this is encoded by the coding sequence ATGACCGTTGCCTCGATTACGGTCATCGTGCTCGTCATAGCCGCAGCGGTCGTGCTGAACAGTGGCATGATCGACCTGTTCGTCAAACAGCAGTTCCTGTCGCTCTTCAACAACGAGTACCGCGGCCGTCTGGAGCTGAAAGAGACCAGAGTGCGCTTCCCCGACCAGATCACCCTGGTCGCGCCAGCCATTTACGAAGAAGATGCCAAAACTCCTGTAGCCGGCGCTGAAACCATCGACATACGGTTCAACTTCCTGTCGCTGCTTCGGCCGAAAATCACGTTACTCTCCTTCCGGAACGTGGAGGTCAAGGGAGCAAAAATCGACATCATCGAACATGATGATGGAGAGCTAAACCTGCAAAAAGTCTTCTTGCGGGAGCATCCGGAAGCGCCCGAAGTGCTGGCCATCGAGAAGTTCCGCGCCCGTCACTTTACGATTCAGAACGGCTCGTTTTCCTGGAAAGAGAAGACCGGTCGTACCTGGAAGGCCGAAAACCTGAAACTCAACGTTTCGAAGGCGTTCGTAGCCAAATACGAGATCATGGGCAAGATCAAAGAGCTGCACTTCGACATGCCCGACCGTAACCTGAAGCTCCGGAGCGGTACCGGCATGCTGGCCTTCACCTCGGTGCGCAGCGATGTGATCAGTCTCGATCTCCAGACCGACAAAAGCCGGGCGCAACTGTCGGTGTCGATGGACGGGCTGGACATCTTTTCAGGGCTGTCCAAAGAGCGCCTCATGAACAACCGCACCTTCGTGCATATCGAAGCACTCGATATCGATTCGTCCGAACTGGGCCGCTTCGTCGAGCTGCCCGCCATTCCATCGGGCATGTACTACCTTCAGGGCGATGCGAAAGGCACGCTGAGTGACCTGAAAATTCTGCCAACCAGCATCGAACATGGCGACAGCAACCTTGCCCTCGAAGGCGAGGTGCTCAACCTGCTCGACCCGAAAGTCCTGTCGTTCAAGTTGGACATCGACCAATCGAGAATCGAGCCCGAACTGTTCGACGGCCTGCTTAAAGAGGAGCGTTACCGGGAACTCGCCGCCGAGTCCGGAGGCATCGAGTTCAGTGGTATGCTGAGGGGACGCCTCGATCGCTGGACGACTGAGCTCGACTTCAGCACCGCTCTCGGCGATGGCTCGGCTGATTTTGAAACTTCGCGAACAACCTCGGGCAATTACCAGGCAACGGGTTCGTTCACCCTCGAAGACGCGCAACTCCACCGTTTCATCGGCATCGACGACGTCGAAAGCGGGTTCAGCGGAGATGGAAATTTCCAGGCCAGCCCCGGCGCCGTCAATGCGGAAGTTTCGGTCAACAGCGCCTTCTGGCAGGAGCAGACGGTATCGTCGGGCTCGCTCAAGCTCGATTTCAATAACAACAAACTCGACCTCTCGACCAGGCTGTACGGCGAAAACGGCGAGGAGCTGGTCATGTCGGGGAACCTCGATCTTTCGAAGCAAGTCCCTTCGTACGAAGCGTCCGGCACGGTCAAAAAGCTCGATCTGTCCAAGGCAAGCGGCATGAAGAAGTTGGCCACCGATCTGAACGGTTCGTTCAAGGTGAATGGCAGCGGGCTGAATGCGGCGGCGCTCAACGTGAAGGCCAGCATACTGTTCGAACCGTCGTACTTCAACAGTTACCGGTTCAGGGAAAAATCAGCCGTGACCGCCAGCATCGCCCAGTCGGAAGGCTCATCCTCCATCGCCATTTCAAGCGACGCGTTCGATCTGGCCGTAGAGGGCCGCGCTTCGCTCGACCAGATCATCAACGCCACGCAGAACGCGGCGGCCTGCATCGCAAAAGAGTTCGGTGCCGCCCAACCCATTCCGCCGCAAGCGAGCAATGCACCGTTCACCTTCAACTACCGGGCGGCCGTGCGCGATTTGTCGCCGCTCCGCCCCTTCCTGCAAGCCGGAGAGCTACAGTTCACCGGCAGCGCATCGGGAAAAGCGTCCGGCAACAGCGACAAGCTCTCTATCGACGCCGCAATCGATTGCCCGTCCTTGTCGAGCGGAAACACCTTCTCCATGAGCAATGCCACCATGAACGCTTCGGTGAGCTGCCAAGCCGGAAGGGTTTCGTCGGCAAAACTCAGGGGTTCGATCAGGGAGATGAATCTCTTCGAGCGCAAAGTCAGCAACCTGAGCCTCACCTCTTCGCTCGACAATGACCGGATCGACGCCTCGCTGAAGTGCGCCATGCCGCAGTTCGATGAGACCCTCACGGCAACCGCTCATGGCCTGCGCCGCGACAAACTGACGACCGTGACCATCGACAGCTTCCAGCTCACCAACCCGAATGGCACCTGGCAGGCACGCGCAGGAGGAACAATCGATATCGCCCCGAACTTCCTGCGTTTCAACCGTGTCAGGTTCTCCAAAGCAGCACAGGCGATGGAGCTTGACGGCCTGCTCAGCAGCTCCCAACCAGGAACGTTCCGTTGCACCTTTTCTCAGGTTGACCTTGCCGAAACCAAATTCGTTCTGCTCGACCGGGCATTCGAGCCACTTAAAGGCCTGGCGGACATCCGCCTGACGGTCAGCGGCTCCCCGGGCGCCAAAACCAGCGCGCTCGACCTGCAAGGCAGAGGCATCACCTGGAACGAGCTGAACGTCGGCACGGTAACGATGAATGCAACCCACTCGGGCAACGCCCTGCGGTTCGACCTCGAAAGCCGCGGCTCTTCGGCACCGGCAAATGGCTCCAAAGGAAGCATACCGGTCAATACCATCAAAGGATCGGGCTCGATTCCTCTGGTGCTGAACTACTCACCCTTCGAGCTGCGCATACCCGAAAACCGCCCGATCCGGGTATCGCTCCGATCGGATGATCTTTCGGCAAAGGTCATCGCCGCTCTCGTGCCAGCAGTGGTCGATCAGGCCGAAGGCACCATTCCGACCGATCTGCGCATCGCCGGATCGATGCCGAAACCGGAAATTTTCCTGACCACAACCCTGAACAACACCAGCCTCCGCGTTGCGGCGACCAGAGTTACCTACCGGGTCAACGGCCGAATTATCGGCACCCCGTCGAGAATCGATTTCGGCAACCTGAAGGTCAGTGCCGAACAGGGAGGCACCGGCACCGTCAGCGGCATAGTCGGCATCGAGGGACTCAAGCCCGTCTCGGTCAACCTCTACGGAACCCTGGACAAACTTCTGCTCTACAACAAGCCCGACCTGAAGGATGACACCAACTTCGGAACCATCACCGGGTCGACCCGGAACATACGCTTCTATGGTGATTTGAGCGCGCCGACAGCCGAAGGCGAGCTGAGGTTCAACTCCGTCGATTTCAGCATTTATCGCAAAGGTTCCGGCGAGAGCGCAAAGTATATCGGCGTCGAGAAGTTCATCACCTTCGTGCCACGCAATCCGCTGCCCAAACAGATCGAAGCCGCCAAAGAGACTCAGGAGGAGGCTCCGGAATTCTACTATACGCTGCTGGACATCCTCCAGATCAAAAACCTCAAGCTCTCGGCCAACGTCCCGCTCAAAGGCACGATGATTTTCGACCGCATCAGGGGCGAGCGCATCGAGAGCACCCTGAACAACCTGTCGCTGGTGGTCAACAAATCGGGGCAGCGTTTCAGCCTTTTCGGCTCGGTCGACATTACCGGCGGCAAATACACCTTCTCGAATTCGGGTTTCGACCTCGAAAACGGAGGCCGCATCTCCTGGAACAACGAGGAGATCAGAGATGGCCGTCTGATCGATATTTATGGCGGCAAACAGGTCTCGGCCTACGATCCGCGGACTGGCGAGCGCGACAACGTCAAACTGCTCATCGCCGTCAGCGGAACCATCGAAAAGCCTAACGTGCGCATGGGCTACTACCTCAACGACGATCCGCAGCCATACTCGGCGGTCAACAAAATCGGCAGGCAGGCAAGCCACATCGACCCAAACGCCGATCTGAACGTCATCACAATGCTCTTTACCCGTCAGTGGTACCTCAATCCGCAGCGGCAGGGTGTGATCAACGGTAATACCCCAGTTTCGAGCGTCGGCGTTTCAGCCGGCACTGGTCTGATCTCCTCCCAGATTTCAGGCCTCGTTCAGGACATCGCCGGACTGGAAAGCTTCAACCTCAACCTCGGCACCGGAGCTGACGGCAACCTGAGCGATCTGGAACTGTACTTCTCGCTGCTCGTGCCCGGCACGGGTGGCAAAGTCCGCTTCATCGGCACCGGCACCACCCCGGTCTCGAGAAGCAACACCACGACGCCAAACTACTATTACGGCTCGTCGCAAAAAATCGAGTACCGGGTCAATCCGAAAGTCTATATCGAAGCGTTCCGCTCCTACGGCATGACCGGCAATGACGCCGCGTACATCAACCTGCTCAAGCCGACCGAGAACTGGGGCGTCAGTGTTTCATACCGCAAAAAATTCCACACCTGGAGCCAGTTCTGGGATGGTCTGTTCGGTGGGAAAAAGAAAAGCGAAGAGCAAGAGGCTGTGAAAGAGAAGCAGGAGTGA
- the coaBC gene encoding bifunctional phosphopantothenoylcysteine decarboxylase/phosphopantothenate--cysteine ligase CoaBC, giving the protein MLTGKNILLGISGGIAAYKTPHLVRLLKKSGADVQVMATDSALKFVSELSLATVSNRSVLTDIFTADTEGERTRHISLGEWADALVIAPATANTLAKLAGGLCDDMLSISLITLRPGKPVLLVPAMDGYMYDSPSVQRNLSVLKQQGCRVLEPESGPLASGQCGLGRMPEPETIFEALAEMLAAPEPSALSGKTVVVTAGPTREKIDGVRYLSNYSSGKMGFAIAAEAARRGATVHLVSGPVTLPTPPGVQRHDAESAVEMLEAARPLFADCDLFIGAAAVADYRPETPVEGKIKKHDAEMELRLVRNPDILAEFSTNRKPGQLAVGFALETAGGIDYARRKLTDKKLDLVAFNIYDGTTSGFEVDTNVLTLLDRDGAITELPLLSKEEAAERLLDAIELLLPR; this is encoded by the coding sequence GTGCTGACCGGCAAGAACATTCTCCTCGGCATTTCGGGTGGCATTGCCGCCTATAAAACGCCGCATCTGGTCAGGCTTCTGAAGAAGTCGGGAGCCGATGTGCAGGTCATGGCCACCGATTCGGCACTGAAGTTCGTCAGCGAGCTGTCGCTTGCGACCGTCTCGAACCGGTCGGTGCTCACCGATATTTTCACGGCGGATACGGAGGGTGAACGCACCCGCCACATCTCGCTCGGCGAGTGGGCCGACGCGCTGGTCATAGCGCCCGCAACGGCCAACACGCTCGCAAAGCTGGCTGGCGGCCTGTGTGACGACATGCTGTCGATCTCGCTCATCACCCTGCGTCCTGGCAAACCGGTGCTGCTCGTGCCCGCGATGGACGGCTACATGTACGACTCCCCGTCGGTGCAGCGCAACCTTTCGGTGCTCAAGCAGCAGGGCTGCCGAGTCCTCGAACCGGAGAGCGGGCCGCTCGCCTCGGGTCAGTGCGGTCTGGGACGCATGCCCGAACCGGAGACGATTTTTGAGGCGCTCGCCGAGATGCTCGCCGCGCCTGAGCCCTCGGCGCTTAGCGGCAAGACGGTGGTGGTCACCGCCGGGCCGACGCGCGAAAAGATCGACGGCGTGCGCTACCTGTCGAACTACTCTTCCGGCAAGATGGGTTTCGCCATCGCTGCCGAAGCCGCGCGGCGCGGCGCAACCGTACACCTCGTAAGCGGCCCGGTCACGCTACCAACTCCGCCGGGCGTGCAGCGCCACGACGCAGAAAGTGCTGTCGAAATGCTGGAGGCGGCGCGCCCGCTCTTCGCCGATTGTGACCTCTTTATCGGAGCCGCTGCCGTGGCCGATTACCGACCCGAAACTCCGGTCGAGGGCAAGATCAAGAAGCATGACGCGGAGATGGAACTCCGTCTCGTCAGGAATCCCGACATTCTCGCCGAGTTCTCGACAAACCGGAAACCCGGCCAGCTCGCCGTGGGTTTTGCGCTTGAAACAGCTGGGGGAATCGACTACGCCCGCCGAAAGCTCACGGACAAGAAGCTCGATCTGGTCGCCTTCAACATCTATGACGGAACCACCTCGGGATTCGAGGTCGATACCAACGTGCTGACCTTGCTGGATCGCGACGGCGCAATCACCGAGCTGCCCCTGCTCAGCAAGGAGGAGGCTGCCGAGCGGCTGCTCGATGCCATCGAACTGCTTCTGCCCCGATAA